GTATTAGAGTCCGAGTCTTTTCTTTACCGGATTCGGTTTTCCTCTAATTTGCGCTATGAGGGATTGTTTGGAAATCGCCTTGGAGTTTATGGCGAAAACAGGGACTCTATTTACAGGATGGTACGTTTTGTACAATTTCTTTCTAATTATTTGCCTGCTGGCCAAACCGAATGGGATGAAGCCCTGAAACTACAAACCTCAGGTAAAAAGAAGAAAAATCTCCCCAAAATCATTTTGTCCATTGGCTCTAGTTTTGATAAAACAAGACCACTTCGTGATACCAAAAATTACTTTCGGTTTTGGGATGCAATGCGTTCTCTCACACCCACCCAAATCCGAAAACTGGGTTTTAAAAGGACGGAATCGAAAACGGAATATTTGAGTGAGTGGACCGAGGTGGATGAAATCGGAAATACAGTTGAAATGGAAATGAAAGAGTATTATCTTTATAACGCACCTCGTGGTTACTTTCTTTCCTTGTCTTATCCCAAAAGGGAAAAGGAAACGGCAGACTTATACTGGAAAACCATTCGTAGTTCATTTGAAGTAAAGGAGTAATGGATGTTTGTTGGTTTCGTTGAAAATCAAAGTCGGAAAAAACCAGAACCCAACGAAGATCCTGCCTCTTCTTTTTTTATCTTTTGGACAGGACTTTCTCTTATTTTAGGATTTGGAATTTTTTTACTCCCTTTTGGAGCCTACTTCCCACTTTCCATTTCTGTTTGGGCCATTCTTGTTTTATTTTTACCGGTTTTATTTTTAGGAATCTTACTCTCTAGGAAGGCCGGTCTCAAAATCCTATTGGCTGTTTTTTTAGCCTTGTTGGCGGGAGGAAATTCCGTTTTGTTTTTGGGAGATTCGATTGGTTATAGTTTAGGGATCACTGCAAAAATGGAAGTCCTTCCTGAGGAAGTCTCCCACTACCTTAACTATCGTTATTTGTATCTTCGCGATTTTTATTTGGATGATGCTGATGCCGGAGAGTTTCGATCTCCACTTCTTGTTCGGCGCAGGTCAGGAGGAGCTGTGTATGGGCCCGTGATTCGGTTCCAATACAAAAGAATTCGTTCAATCTCAGGAAAAGACATCAAACCTACGTTATATGCCATTTGTTACTCCAAAGAAGACAGTAAATGTCATCTTTCTAGTTTGTTTTCTGGAGGAGTTGTCTTACAAGATCCCATTTGGGATGAGGAGGAATTACCTTTGGCAAAAGACTCTGTGTTTCTTGTTTGGCGAGGATCTCTAGATTCTGAATTTTTTACCAAGGGGATTTTTTCTATTCTGTTTTTTATTTTTCTTATTTTGGTCTGGGCTCTTGTAGTTTATTTTCCGACTGGGAAGGATTAAAACTGTCTTAATCATTTCTTAATGACTTAATCTTATCCCTTAAGCCACTCACCCTTTACCTTAAGTGTAATTCATGAGAGAATTGCTTATGGTTGAGTTACTCTATTTCCCTTTTTACGTTGGGCTACTGATACTAGTTTCACCCTTTGTTGGTTACTATATGGCTTTTGTATTGAATGCAAAAGTTTTACCTTTGGAATCTATATTCCGTCGGTTTTTATATTCAGGCGAGCCTCCTTCTCAAACTCCAAAACAATATCTAAACAGTATGGTAGTGTTTCATCTTCTAGGAGGTGGGATTTTATTTTTAATCCTAAGATACCAAAATTTTTTACCAATGAATTCGCTCGGTATTCCGGGAATGGATTGGGATTTAGCACTCAATACAACAATTTCCTTTGTTACCAATACCAATTGGCAAGCCTATTCTGGCGAAAGCCAACTCAGTACTTTTTCACAGATGGTGGGACTCACCCCGCAAAACTTTCTCAGTGCTGGAGTTGGAATTTCTATTTTAACGTTTGTCAGTCGGTCCATTGTATCTTCTTCAGCACTTAAGTTTGGGAATTTTTGGCAGGATTTATTTCGTTCCACCTTTTATATCCTTCTTCCTATTTCGTTCTTTGTTGCCATTCTCCTCGTGGGTCAAGGTGTCATTCAATCATTTCAAGAACCAATACAAGCTTTGGGTCTCGATGGACAACCACAGACCATTCCTATGGGACCTGCTGCTTCCCAAATTGCGATCAAACAAATCGGAACCAACGGGGGTGGCTTTTTTGGTGTGAATAGCGCCCATCCATTTGAAAATCCAACTCCCATATCCAATTTCATTCAGATGTTTTCGATTCTCTTTTTGCCAGCTTCTTGCGTATTTTTATACGGCAAAATCACAAATTCATTTCGCCATGCTTGGGTAATTTTCTTTGTGATGTTGGCTTTTTTTATACTAGGTTTTGTTTGTGTTTTTTATTCCGAATGGAACCACCCCGGTTTTTGGGAAGGCAAAGAAACCAGGTTTACATTAACGGAATCCACCCTTTGGTTATCCGCAACCACGGCCGCCTCCAACGGTTCAGTCAATTCTATGCACGATAGTTATTCCCCATTGGCTGGAGGAATTGCCATTTTTCAAATGATGTTAGGTGAGATCATCTTTGGCGGAGTGGGAACAGGAATGTATGGAATGTTTCTATTTTTAATCCTCACTGTGTTTTTGTCGGGACTTATGACTGGTCGGACTCCTGAATATTTTGGGAAAAAAATTGGAAGTTATGAAATCAAATGGACTCTTTTTGGAATCCTTGCACCTACCGTTTGTATATTAGTCGGAACAATGATCACTATTTTTTTAGAATCGGGTTATAGTGCAAAAGGTCCTCATGCATTATCTCAAATCTTGTATGCTTATAGTTCGGCTGCAGGCAATAATGGTTCCGCCTTTGCCGGATTTTCTGCGGATACCATCTGGGGAAATTTATCTCTCGGATTTTCTATGTTAGTTGGTCGTTTCAGTGTGATATACGCAGTGGTATTCGTTGCCGGCAGTTTAGGCGGGAAGGTAACGACCAAGTCTACCGATGGAAACTTTAAATTGGATACATTGTTATTCGGAATTTTAGTTTTTTGTGTGATACTGATTGTTTGCGGCCTATCTTTTTTCCCGGTTTTGGCTCTCGGTCCCATCTTGGAACAGCTACTCGTCGGGAAGGGAATTTTCTTTTAAGAGGAACGTATGGTGAATTCTAAAAATATGATATCTAAAGAACTTTTGAGTGTTTCTTTCTGGAATGCCTTGCAAAAGTTTTCTCCTAAAAATGCATTTTCGAATCCAGTGATGGCCACGGTTTGGATAGGTACATTAATCCTATTGATTCAAATATTATACTATTTAGGATCTGGGACTTCATTACAAAATGAATTTCCCATCTTCTTTTGGTTAGTTTTGACTTTGTTCTTTGCAAACTATGCGGAAAGTATTGCTGAGGGTAGAGGAAAAGCAAGGGCTGATAGTTTACGAAAGTCAAGATCATCAACGATGTCAAAAAGAGTAGAATCGGTGGGAGATAAAAACTTTATCGAGATTCCTTCTAACGAATTAAAAATCAATGATATTGTCTTTGTAGAAGCCGGCTTTACCATTCCTGGTGATGGGGAAGTCATTTCTGGAATTGCCAGTGTGGATGAATCTGCGGTGACGGGTGAGTCAGCTCCTGTGATTCGAGAGAGTGGTGGAGATCGGTCAGCAGTGACTGGTGGAACCAGAGTGATCTCTGATCATTTGTATATTCAAATCACAACAAAACCTGGGGAAAGTTTTATTGATAAAATGATCACTATGATTGAAGGAGCCACAAGACAAAAAACTCCTAATGAAGTGGCTCTTGGTATTCTTCTTTTTGCCTTAACTCTACTTTTCTTTTTGGGAGTTTTATCTTTGATTCCCATCGCCAAATTTGTGGGAAATCAATTAGGCCAAAATTGGAATTTTGATTTTTCGGTTTGGCTCGCTTTATTTGTTTGTTTGATCCCGACAACGATTGCCGCTCTCCTCAGTGCGATTGGCATTTCTGGAATGGAACGGTTGATACGATACAATGTCATTGCTAAAAGTGGCAAAGCAGTGGAAGCGGCTGGCGACATCCATGTTTTGTTATTGGATAAAACCGGTACAATAACACTGGGAAATCGGGAAGCTCATAAATTCTATCCTTCCGTGGGTATTACAGAAGAAGAGTTGGCAGATGCCGCTCAACTTTCCTCTCTTTCTGATGAAACTCCAGAAGGACGATCGATTGTCATCCTCGCCAAACAAAAGTATGCAATTCGAGAAAGAAATTTAAAATCCTTGGAAGTAAACTGGATTCCGTTT
The sequence above is drawn from the Leptospira sp. WS4.C2 genome and encodes:
- the kdpA gene encoding potassium-transporting ATPase subunit KdpA; translated protein: MRELLMVELLYFPFYVGLLILVSPFVGYYMAFVLNAKVLPLESIFRRFLYSGEPPSQTPKQYLNSMVVFHLLGGGILFLILRYQNFLPMNSLGIPGMDWDLALNTTISFVTNTNWQAYSGESQLSTFSQMVGLTPQNFLSAGVGISILTFVSRSIVSSSALKFGNFWQDLFRSTFYILLPISFFVAILLVGQGVIQSFQEPIQALGLDGQPQTIPMGPAASQIAIKQIGTNGGGFFGVNSAHPFENPTPISNFIQMFSILFLPASCVFLYGKITNSFRHAWVIFFVMLAFFILGFVCVFYSEWNHPGFWEGKETRFTLTESTLWLSATTAASNGSVNSMHDSYSPLAGGIAIFQMMLGEIIFGGVGTGMYGMFLFLILTVFLSGLMTGRTPEYFGKKIGSYEIKWTLFGILAPTVCILVGTMITIFLESGYSAKGPHALSQILYAYSSAAGNNGSAFAGFSADTIWGNLSLGFSMLVGRFSVIYAVVFVAGSLGGKVTTKSTDGNFKLDTLLFGILVFCVILIVCGLSFFPVLALGPILEQLLVGKGIFF
- the kdpB gene encoding potassium-transporting ATPase subunit KdpB translates to MVNSKNMISKELLSVSFWNALQKFSPKNAFSNPVMATVWIGTLILLIQILYYLGSGTSLQNEFPIFFWLVLTLFFANYAESIAEGRGKARADSLRKSRSSTMSKRVESVGDKNFIEIPSNELKINDIVFVEAGFTIPGDGEVISGIASVDESAVTGESAPVIRESGGDRSAVTGGTRVISDHLYIQITTKPGESFIDKMITMIEGATRQKTPNEVALGILLFALTLLFFLGVLSLIPIAKFVGNQLGQNWNFDFSVWLALFVCLIPTTIAALLSAIGISGMERLIRYNVIAKSGKAVEAAGDIHVLLLDKTGTITLGNREAHKFYPSVGITEEELADAAQLSSLSDETPEGRSIVILAKQKYAIRERNLKSLEVNWIPFSASTRMSGVEIFENGKQIRNIRKGAIDAIRKHIESLGGTVPQTMLMISDEVSRKGSTPILVSEGNQLLGIIELKDIVKGGLKERFAYLRRMGIRTVMITGDNPLTAAAIAAEAGVDDFIAEATPEAKLKRIREEQANGYLVAMIGDGTNDAPALAQSDVGVAMNTGTQTAREAGNMIDLDSNPSKLIEIVEIGKQLLMTRGALTTFSIANDIAKYFAILPALFLPLAPLNIMQLSNPDNAILSAVIFNALVIPALIPLSLRGVKYVPKSPDEALLRNFIIYGGGGMVFPFFGIKLIDLILSGGFL